In Burkholderiales bacterium, the following proteins share a genomic window:
- a CDS encoding M48 family metalloprotease, with protein MRAVVAALVALFGILSYCTGTSDNPITGEKQRVQLTAEQEVELGRKLAPQMAAQFGGVSSDASLQRVRRVGARIAKQSAAARTPYKFDFHLLADRKTVNAFALPGGQIFVTEALLALLETEDEVAGVLGHEVGHVLARHSAEHLAKQQLTQHLVGAIAIGSGSYDATQLAQLAGSLVNMKHGRDDELESDTLGLRLMREAGYDPRAKLTVMQKLEKASGGSRQPEFASTHPSPANRIARIREQLEKPQ; from the coding sequence ATGCGCGCCGTCGTCGCCGCGCTCGTCGCGCTCTTCGGGATCCTCTCCTATTGCACCGGCACTTCGGACAATCCGATCACCGGAGAGAAGCAACGTGTGCAACTCACCGCCGAGCAGGAGGTCGAGCTCGGCCGCAAGCTCGCACCGCAGATGGCGGCGCAGTTCGGGGGCGTATCGTCGGATGCGTCGCTCCAGCGCGTGAGGCGCGTCGGTGCGCGCATCGCGAAGCAGTCCGCGGCCGCGCGCACGCCGTATAAATTCGACTTCCACCTGCTCGCCGACCGCAAGACCGTCAATGCGTTTGCGCTGCCGGGCGGCCAGATCTTCGTTACCGAGGCTTTGCTCGCGCTCCTCGAGACCGAAGACGAAGTCGCCGGCGTTCTGGGCCACGAGGTGGGTCACGTGCTCGCGCGGCATTCCGCCGAGCACCTCGCGAAGCAGCAGCTCACACAGCACCTCGTCGGCGCGATCGCGATCGGCAGCGGCAGCTACGACGCGACGCAGCTTGCGCAGCTCGCCGGCAGCCTCGTCAACATGAAACACGGGCGCGACGACGAGTTGGAGTCGGACACGCTCGGTTTGCGTCTCATGCGGGAAGCCGGATACGATCCGCGCGCGAAGCTCACCGTCATGCAGAAGCTCGAAAAAGCCTCGGGCGGCAGCCGCCAGCCCGAATTCGCAAGCACGCACCCGAGTCCGGCGAACCGCATCGCGCGCATCCGGGAGCAACTCGAGAAACCGCAATGA
- a CDS encoding STAS domain-containing protein has product MEFSERRAGKAVVLAPAGRIDMASADTFRERLIPLISSAAAGGESVVLDFSGVDYISSAGLRVLMLAAKQARSAGGRIAVAALQPLVNEIFQISRFDKVLPCHSGVNEAIAAVEKT; this is encoded by the coding sequence GTGGAATTCAGCGAGCGACGTGCGGGTAAAGCGGTCGTCCTGGCCCCCGCCGGCCGCATCGACATGGCGAGCGCGGACACTTTTCGCGAGCGCCTCATCCCGCTGATCAGCTCCGCGGCCGCCGGGGGCGAGTCGGTCGTGCTCGACTTCTCGGGCGTCGACTACATCTCAAGCGCGGGCCTGAGGGTGCTGATGCTCGCGGCCAAGCAGGCGCGCTCCGCGGGCGGCAGGATCGCGGTCGCCGCGCTCCAGCCTCTCGTCAACGAGATCTTCCAGATCAGCCGGTTCGACAAGGTGCTGCCGTGCCACAGCGGCGTGAATGAAGCGATCGCCGCGGTCGAAAAGACCTGA
- a CDS encoding phytanoyl-CoA dioxygenase family protein — protein sequence MRAYAVYETDAMLRALDVDGYALVANALTADQCAAARDRIDALKPRHWDEARGRGNAPDRRLDRYLNVFNRDPFWLAFLDRPGIVDLAEAALGADCHVIGETAWRSHPGYSGDPLHADFAPVPWPEGALPDAVRVPIFILTAQYYLDDVTRELAPTRVVPGSHRAGRAPHAAETSWRGTAPQAVLAAAGDALVFRSDLWHAGSDNTSAAGVRYLLQVHYGRREMAQHFSPYLDWRFDARVLEAATKRQRRLLGEHEPGPYD from the coding sequence ATGCGCGCTTACGCCGTGTACGAAACGGACGCGATGCTGCGCGCGCTCGACGTCGACGGCTATGCGCTGGTCGCGAACGCGCTCACCGCGGATCAGTGCGCCGCCGCGCGCGACCGCATCGACGCGCTCAAGCCCCGGCACTGGGACGAAGCGCGAGGCCGCGGCAACGCGCCCGACCGCCGGCTCGATCGCTATCTCAATGTCTTCAACCGCGATCCGTTCTGGCTGGCGTTCCTCGACCGACCGGGCATCGTCGATCTCGCCGAAGCCGCGCTCGGCGCCGACTGCCACGTCATCGGCGAGACCGCGTGGCGCTCCCATCCCGGTTATTCCGGCGATCCGCTGCATGCGGACTTCGCGCCGGTGCCATGGCCGGAAGGCGCCCTGCCCGATGCGGTGCGCGTGCCGATCTTCATACTGACGGCCCAGTACTATCTCGACGACGTCACGCGCGAGCTCGCGCCGACTCGCGTCGTCCCGGGCAGCCATCGCGCGGGCCGCGCGCCGCATGCGGCCGAAACATCGTGGCGCGGGACCGCGCCGCAGGCGGTGCTCGCCGCGGCCGGCGACGCGCTCGTGTTCCGCAGCGACCTGTGGCACGCGGGCAGCGACAATACGAGCGCCGCCGGCGTGCGCTATCTGCTGCAGGTGCATTACGGCAGGCGCGAGATGGCGCAGCATTTCTCACCGTATCTCGACTGGCGCTTCGACGCGCGCGTGCTCGAAGCGGCGACGAAGCGCCAGCGCAGGCTGCTCGGCGAGCACGAGCCGGGACCGTACGACTGA
- a CDS encoding MAPEG family protein, with translation MIVTPLYAGLLALWLMLLSVRVVDRRRSARISLGDGGNPSLQRAIRAHANFSEYVPFALLMLAVLELSRFSIYVLHALGMLLLLARVLHGYSMSFNRHFWFGRYWGAVLTFVVMIAEGLMCLYQAYIGHAVWLAD, from the coding sequence ATGATCGTAACTCCCCTGTATGCAGGATTGCTGGCGCTGTGGCTGATGTTGCTTTCGGTGCGCGTCGTCGATCGACGCCGCTCGGCGCGCATCAGCCTCGGCGACGGCGGCAACCCGTCGCTGCAGCGCGCGATACGCGCTCACGCCAACTTTTCCGAGTACGTGCCTTTCGCGCTGCTGATGCTCGCCGTCCTCGAGCTCTCCCGCTTCTCGATCTACGTGCTGCACGCGCTCGGCATGCTGCTGCTGCTCGCCCGCGTGCTGCACGGCTACTCGATGTCGTTCAATCGCCATTTCTGGTTCGGGCGATACTGGGGCGCGGTGCTCACCTTCGTCGTGATGATCGCCGAAGGCCTCATGTGCCTCTATCAGGCATACATCGGGCACGCCGTCTGGTTGGCCGATTGA
- a CDS encoding MBL fold metallo-hydrolase — protein MPITVRFWGTRGSIPAALTAKGVRDKLIAALVAGNGKSLDSPEKAAAFVDTLPFSTSHTFGGNSSCIELRSPGAARVLLDMGSGARPAAGDALRELKGAPGEFHVFQSHLHWDHIMGFPFFTPAYIPGHKITIYGCHAELEHAFRRQQAQPSFPVDMSIMGAKIEFVVLEPGRTYEIAGYKVTPKPQVHGGDSYGYRLERDGRSVIYSTDSEHKLENAEETQKFVDFFHGADLVIFDAMYSLADTVSVKEDWGHSSNVVGVELCQLARAKHLVLFHHEPASDDAAIERVWRETQRLEEITREDHAVTVTAAYDGLEITV, from the coding sequence ATGCCGATCACGGTCCGGTTCTGGGGAACCCGCGGCTCCATACCCGCCGCGCTGACGGCGAAAGGTGTGCGCGACAAGCTGATCGCCGCGCTCGTCGCCGGTAACGGCAAGTCCCTCGATTCCCCCGAAAAAGCGGCCGCATTCGTCGACACCCTGCCTTTTTCCACGTCGCACACCTTCGGCGGCAACTCGTCCTGCATCGAGCTGCGCTCCCCCGGCGCGGCGCGCGTGCTGCTCGACATGGGCTCCGGCGCGCGTCCCGCCGCAGGCGACGCGCTGCGCGAGCTGAAAGGAGCGCCCGGCGAGTTCCACGTGTTCCAGTCGCACCTGCACTGGGATCACATCATGGGATTCCCGTTCTTCACGCCGGCCTATATCCCCGGCCACAAGATCACCATCTACGGCTGCCACGCCGAGCTCGAGCACGCGTTTCGACGCCAGCAGGCGCAGCCGTCTTTCCCGGTCGACATGTCGATCATGGGGGCGAAGATCGAGTTCGTCGTGCTCGAGCCCGGCCGAACCTACGAGATCGCAGGCTACAAGGTCACGCCCAAGCCGCAGGTGCACGGCGGCGATTCCTACGGCTACCGCCTCGAGCGCGACGGGAGGTCGGTGATCTACTCCACCGACTCGGAGCACAAGCTCGAGAACGCCGAGGAAACCCAGAAGTTCGTCGATTTCTTCCATGGCGCCGATCTGGTCATCTTCGACGCGATGTACTCGCTCGCCGATACGGTGTCGGTCAAGGAAGACTGGGGCCATTCGAGCAACGTCGTCGGCGTGGAGCTCTGCCAGCTCGCGCGAGCCAAGCATCTCGTGCTCTTCCATCATGAGCCCGCGAGCGACGACGCCGCGATCGAGCGCGTGTGGCGCGAGACCCAGCGCCTGGAAGAGATCACGCGCGAGGACCATGCCGTCACCGTCACGGCTGCGTACGACGGTCTCGAGATAACGGTCTGA
- a CDS encoding ATP-dependent 6-phosphofructokinase produces MSDITTIGVLTSGGDCAGLNAVVRAVTYRAIQGYGWKVLGILDGTAGLIHRPPRFRELTLDTLGASLLRESGTFLGTTSKGNPLRWEMPDGSIRDFTPEFAQGARDLGLDALIVVGGDGSMRIISQLCERAAVGMVGVPKTIDNDVYCTEVAVGFATAINVVTEALDRLQPTAASHHRVMILEVMGRDTGHIAMNGGIAGGADIILVPELPYTVAGVARRINELLAMGRTHALVVVAEGVKTEEGESATVKDAAGHARYGGIGHYLADKLAGYTPAETRVTILGHVQRGGTPSPRDRLLASAFGVHAVDIVAKRSFGRMVAWQDGGVVDVPLSDVTIGARTLDPDDALVHTARGLGIHLGEQRARARE; encoded by the coding sequence ATGAGCGACATAACAACAATCGGCGTGCTCACGAGCGGCGGCGATTGCGCCGGCCTGAATGCGGTCGTCCGCGCGGTCACCTATCGCGCCATCCAGGGCTACGGCTGGAAAGTGCTGGGCATCCTCGATGGCACCGCCGGCCTCATCCACCGCCCGCCGCGCTTTCGCGAGCTCACGCTCGACACCCTCGGCGCGAGCCTGCTGCGCGAGAGCGGCACCTTCCTCGGCACCACGAGCAAGGGCAATCCGCTGCGCTGGGAGATGCCCGACGGCAGCATCCGCGATTTCACGCCTGAGTTCGCGCAGGGCGCGCGCGATCTCGGTCTGGATGCGCTGATCGTGGTCGGCGGCGACGGCTCGATGCGCATCATCTCGCAGCTTTGCGAGCGCGCGGCCGTGGGCATGGTCGGCGTGCCCAAGACGATCGACAACGACGTGTACTGCACCGAGGTCGCCGTCGGTTTCGCCACCGCGATCAACGTCGTCACCGAAGCGCTCGACCGCCTGCAGCCCACTGCCGCGAGCCATCACCGCGTCATGATCCTCGAAGTGATGGGACGCGACACCGGACACATCGCGATGAACGGCGGCATCGCCGGCGGCGCCGACATCATCCTCGTACCCGAGCTCCCCTACACCGTCGCGGGCGTCGCGCGCCGCATCAACGAGCTCCTCGCCATGGGCCGCACGCACGCGCTGGTCGTCGTCGCGGAAGGTGTGAAGACCGAAGAAGGCGAGAGCGCCACGGTGAAAGACGCCGCGGGTCACGCGCGCTACGGCGGCATCGGGCACTACCTCGCCGACAAGCTCGCGGGATACACCCCGGCCGAGACTCGCGTGACCATCCTCGGTCACGTCCAGCGCGGCGGCACGCCGTCGCCGCGCGACAGGCTGCTCGCCTCGGCGTTCGGCGTCCATGCGGTTGACATCGTCGCGAAACGGAGCTTCGGCCGCATGGTCGCATGGCAGGACGGCGGCGTGGTCGACGTTCCGCTGTCGGACGTCACGATAGGCGCGCGCACGCTCGATCCGGACGACGCGCTGGTGCACACCGCGCGCGGCTTGGGCATACACCTGGGCGAGCAGCGCGCGAGGGCGCGGGAATAA
- a CDS encoding DUF423 domain-containing protein, with translation MTLERLFVVLGATFAFIGVAAGAFGAHALRSRLAPDLLAVFEVAVRYQMYHALGLFACAWAVTRWPGTLAAAAGWLFVAGILVFSGSLYALALTGTRWLGAVTPLGGVAFLAGWLCLAAAVLKS, from the coding sequence ATGACATTGGAAAGACTGTTCGTAGTACTCGGCGCGACTTTCGCTTTCATCGGAGTCGCCGCGGGCGCTTTCGGCGCGCACGCCCTGCGATCGCGTCTCGCCCCGGACCTTCTGGCGGTGTTCGAGGTCGCGGTGCGCTATCAGATGTACCACGCGCTCGGCCTGTTCGCATGCGCGTGGGCGGTCACCCGCTGGCCCGGCACGCTCGCCGCCGCGGCAGGCTGGCTGTTCGTTGCCGGCATCCTGGTCTTCTCGGGCAGTCTTTACGCGCTCGCGCTCACCGGCACCCGCTGGCTGGGCGCCGTCACGCCGCTCGGCGGCGTAGCCTTCCTGGCAGGCTGGCTATGCCTCGCCGCGGCCGTCCTCAAGTCCTAG